The sequence CCTCGACCGAGGAGGCGCAGGAGAACGTGGCCACCAGCGTGGCGCGCCAGATTGTGGACTATCTGTCCGAGGGCATCGTCACCCACGCGGTCAACCTGCCCTCCCTCACACCCGAGGAACTGGAGCGGCTGGGGCCCTACATCGATCTCGCCGAGCGGCTCGGGAGCTTTCTCGCGCAGCTGGCGAGCGGCGGGGTGCAGCGGCTCCAGGTGATTTATGGCGGACCGCTGGAGAACCCGATGGGTCCCCTGACGGCGGCCGCGCTCAAAGGGGTGATGAGCCACTTCCTCAGTGGCGCGCGGGTGAATCTCGTCAACGCTCTCCTTCTGGCCAAGGAGCGCGGGATCGAGGTGGATACGACGAAGCGCAGCGAGATGCCCGTGTATACGGATCTGATCGAGATCAAGGTATGGACCGGGGAGGGTGAACGCTCCGTCGCCGGTACGTTCGTCCGCACCGGAGAGCCGCGCATCGTCCTGATCGATGATTTGGCGGTAGATGCCGTGCCGGAAGGGTTTATGCTGGTGTTCAAGAACGACGATCAGCCGGGTATGATCGGCACGATCGGGACATTGCTGGGAAATCACAAAGTCAATATCGCCGGCATGCAGCTCGGCCGACAGAAAAAAAAGGGACGGGCGGTGGCTATTTTGAATCTCGATGATCCGATCCCCGACGATGTGCTCGATGAGCTTCGGTCGGTGCCGAACATTTATGATGTGAAATTGGTGCGCGTGCAGAAAAACGATGGAAACAATTGATGGTGGCGGGTGATATGGACTTCAACCGGGCCATGCCGGCGGGCGCCAAGGTTTTTCTGCCGGAGCAGGCCGAACGGAAAAGACAGGTGGAGCAGCGCCTCCTCGATACGTTCGGGCGCTGGGGGTTCCGGGAAATCGTGACCTCCGCGTTCGACTTCTGCGGCCCGGAGACGGGCGGCGAGGTGCGCGAGGAACAGACGTTCCGCCTCGTGGACCGGGAGAGCGGCGGACTTCTGGCGCTGCGCTCGGACGTCACGCCGCAGATCGCCCGCATCGCAGGCACCCTGCTCGCGAAAGAGCCGCGTCCGTTGCGGCTGTGCTATGTGACCGATGTGTTCCGTCACGCCCATGTGGCGGGTCTGCTTCAGCGGGAGTACCGCCAGGCGGGGGTCGAGCTGATCGGCCTGATGTCGCTCGAGGCGGATGTGGAGATGATCGCCATCGCCTCGACGTGTTTCCGCGTCAACGGGGTGGAGAATTTCCGGATGTCGCTTTCGCACGGGGCTTTCCTCAAGGGCCTGCTGGAGGAGTTTCAGCTGGAGGGCAGCCAGCGGACGGAAGTGCTCGAAGCAGTGGCGCGCCGCGATGTGGCGGGCCTCCGCAGCCTGACGAAGGAGGTGCGCTCGCGGAACGGAAGCGCGAAGGTGCTGCTTGCGCTCCCGGAGCTGTTCGGCGGCGGCGAAGTGCTCCGGCGGGCGGAAAAGCTGGTGGCGAACCGCGATTCCAGGCGGGCGTTGGCGGAACTCCGGCAGGTCTCCGAAATGCTCGAGCTCTACGGCATCGCCGAGCAAGTGATCTTCGATCTGAGCGATTTCCGGAATTTCAACTACTATACGGGCGTCATCTTCGAAGGCTTTGTGGAGGGCGCGGGGTATCCCGTGTGCGGCGGCGGGCGATACGATCAACTGCTTGGCCGCTACGGAACGGACGGCCTCGGCACCGGCTTCGCCATGGATGTCGATCATCTCCTTCGCGTGGCTTCGCAGAACGGCATCCGGAACGGCGCGCCAGATTTTCTCGTAATTGACTTCACGAATGCCAAGCGCATCGGGATGACGGCGGCGCGCGAACTGCGGGCGTGCGGCTGGCACGTCGCCCGCGATATCATGCGCCGCGATCTCCCGGCCTCGCTGGCCTATGCCCGGAAGGCGGGAATCGGTTGCTGTCTGGTCGTGGACGCCACGGGCGGCCGATCAGGACAAGTGCGCCTGATGGACTCCTCCGGGAAGGAGCGGGGGCGTTACAGCATCGCGGAATTGGTGTCGGAGGTAGGTACACGGGGAGACGTACCATGAGCGTTCTCGCGGTTGTCGGCGGCCAATGGGGCGATGAAGGCAAGGGGAAGGTCGTGGACCTTCTCGCTCGCCGGGCGGATGTGGTCGTCCGCTACCAGGGGGGCGCCAACGCCGGGCACACCGTCGTGGTGAACGGGAAGCATTTCGTTCTCCATCTCGTTCCCACCGGCATCCTCCATCCGCACGTGCGCTGCATCATCGGCTCAGGGGTTGTCCTCGATCCGGTGGCGCTCGCCGAGGAGATCGAAACCCTGCGCGAGAACGGAGTCCACGTCGGGAGCAATCTCGTGGTCGGCAAGCGCACCCACCTCATCATGCCCTACCACAAGGTACTTGACGCCCATATGGAAGAGCTCCTGGGCGTGAACCGGATCGGCACCACCGGCCGGGGGATCGGCCCTGCCTACTCGGACAAGGCGGCCCGTCTCGGCGTCCGGGTGTGCGATCTGTTCGACGGCAAGGTGCTGGGAGAGCGGGTGCGGGTGAGTCTCGCTATCAAAAAGCGTGCCCTCGGTGACATCGAACTCTCCGATGAGGAGCGGCAGGCCCTCGATGAGAGCTATATCCTCGGCGTCTGCCGAAAAGTGCAGGACATTCTCGCGCCCCATGTCCGGAACACCGACGAGGAGATGTACGAAGCCCTCAATGAGAAGAAACGGATTCTCCTCGAAGGGGCCCAGGGAGTTTTGCTGGACGTGGACATGGGCACCTATCCCTTCGTGACCTCAAGCAACACCGGAGTCGGCGGCGCAATCTCCGGCCTTGGGCTTCCCGTGCGGAGCATCACCAGAGTGCTGGCGGTGATGAAAGCCTACTGCACCCGCGTGGGGCAGGGTCCCTTCCCTACCGAGCTGCACGGCGAAGAGGGCGAGCGGCTTCGGGCCGAGGGCGATGAGTTCGGTGCGACGACCGGCCGGCCCCGCCGCTGCGGCTGGTTCGACGGGGTGGCGGCCCGCCACGTGATTCACGTTGCAGGGGTGGACGTTCTTTTTCTGACCAAACTCGATGTGCTCGACAATCTGGATACCATCCGCGTCTGCGTGGGCTACCGCCTGAAAGGAAAAGAGACCGATACCTTTCCCGCCGAGGCGAGTGTCCTTGAACAGTGCGAGCCGATCTACGAGGAATTGCCCGGATGGAAGTCTTCCACGGTCGGGGTCCGCTCCCTTGATGATCTGCCGCCAAGGGCGCGCGAGTATATTGATTATCTCGAGAAGCTCACTCGGCGGCCCATCTGGTACATCTCGACCGGGCCCGGACGAGAGGATGCCATCGAGATCCAGGATCCAATGGCCGCCATCGTGGAGGCGGGGAATTGACAATCTGGCACTCGAAGGCCGGGAATTTCCGCGCGCCGTGGATGTTTTTCCTCATAGGGTGCCTTCTGGCGCTGCTGGCCTCGGGACCGGTGTCGGAAGGAGCGGCACCGGCAAAG is a genomic window of bacterium containing:
- the hisZ gene encoding ATP phosphoribosyltransferase regulatory subunit, with translation MVAGDMDFNRAMPAGAKVFLPEQAERKRQVEQRLLDTFGRWGFREIVTSAFDFCGPETGGEVREEQTFRLVDRESGGLLALRSDVTPQIARIAGTLLAKEPRPLRLCYVTDVFRHAHVAGLLQREYRQAGVELIGLMSLEADVEMIAIASTCFRVNGVENFRMSLSHGAFLKGLLEEFQLEGSQRTEVLEAVARRDVAGLRSLTKEVRSRNGSAKVLLALPELFGGGEVLRRAEKLVANRDSRRALAELRQVSEMLELYGIAEQVIFDLSDFRNFNYYTGVIFEGFVEGAGYPVCGGGRYDQLLGRYGTDGLGTGFAMDVDHLLRVASQNGIRNGAPDFLVIDFTNAKRIGMTAARELRACGWHVARDIMRRDLPASLAYARKAGIGCCLVVDATGGRSGQVRLMDSSGKERGRYSIAELVSEVGTRGDVP
- a CDS encoding adenylosuccinate synthase, coding for MSVLAVVGGQWGDEGKGKVVDLLARRADVVVRYQGGANAGHTVVVNGKHFVLHLVPTGILHPHVRCIIGSGVVLDPVALAEEIETLRENGVHVGSNLVVGKRTHLIMPYHKVLDAHMEELLGVNRIGTTGRGIGPAYSDKAARLGVRVCDLFDGKVLGERVRVSLAIKKRALGDIELSDEERQALDESYILGVCRKVQDILAPHVRNTDEEMYEALNEKKRILLEGAQGVLLDVDMGTYPFVTSSNTGVGGAISGLGLPVRSITRVLAVMKAYCTRVGQGPFPTELHGEEGERLRAEGDEFGATTGRPRRCGWFDGVAARHVIHVAGVDVLFLTKLDVLDNLDTIRVCVGYRLKGKETDTFPAEASVLEQCEPIYEELPGWKSSTVGVRSLDDLPPRAREYIDYLEKLTRRPIWYISTGPGREDAIEIQDPMAAIVEAGN